CCGAGCGCGTCGAGGCCGCAGGCGACGACGAGAGCGCGGACGCCGACGACGGACCGGAGACAGACGACGGGGACGGGGAGCCGGCTGACCTCGAACCGATCGCCGACGATCGGGTGAGTTTCGAGGAGTTCGAAGACCTCGACCTCCGCGTCGGGGAGATCACGACCGCAGACCCGATCGAGGGCGCGGACAAACTCGCGAAGCTCGAGGTCGACATCGGCGTCGAAACGAGACAGATCGTCGCCGGGATCAAACAGCTCCACGACCTCGGGGAGCTGCCGGGAACGCGGATCGTGATCGTCGCCAATCTCGAACAAAGCGAGCTGTTCGGCGTGGAGTCCGACGGGATGTTGCTCGCCGCCGGCGAGAAGGCGGACCTGTTGACGACCCACGGCGACGCCGGGCCGGGGACCAAGATACAGTGACCTCCGCCGACAGCCACTTCAACGCACGGTGGGTAACCGGAGCATGAGCGACCGCGAGACGGACGGACGTTCCGGGAAGCCGCCGGGCAGCGTTCGAGACGGCGATCCGGACGGTGCGGGCGACGCACCGGCAGAAGACAGGGAGGAATCGGAGGCGGAGTGGCAGTTCTCTCTGGAGGACATCGACGACCGCGAGGCGGCCGCGGCCGCCGCTGCCGAGGCCGACGCCGATCGGGCCGAACCGGTCGAGGCCGGCTCCCCGTCGACGGAGAACGTCGCGTTCGTCCTGCTCGGGGTGCTTTTAGCGCTGTTTATTTTATCGCGGCTACTCTAGGGTAGCGAGCCCCCGAAGGCCCCCGTCCGAAGCGTTAACCACGGGGCGACCCTACCCGGGGTATGGCGGAACTGTTCGGGCTGTCAGTGCCGTTCACACTCGTCCTCCTCGGAGCGGCGCTGATGATCATGGAGGCGTTCGCGCCCGGTGCGCACTTCATCGTCGTCGGGATCGCGCTGCTGGCGGCGGGGCTCGCTGGCCTCTTAGTCGGTAGCTTCCTGCCCGCGGCGGCGCTCCCGCTCGTGCTCGCCGCGGTCGTCCTCGTGGCCGGCGGGGCGGCGCTGTACGGCTACCGGCAGTTCGACTTCTACGGCGGCAAGGGCTCCGGGCAGACCAGCGACTCGGCGTCGCTTCGGGGCAAGACGGGGCGTGTCACCCAGCGCGTCACGAGGGACGACGGCGAAATAAAACTCGAGGGCGGCGGCTTCAACCCCTACTACCAGGCCCGGGCGCTCGACGGCGAGATAGCGGAGGGCGAGGAGGTGATGGTTGTCGATCCCGGCGGGGGCAACGTCGTGACCGTCGAGTCGGTGTCGGCCTTCGAGGACGACATCGACCGCGAACTCGCCGCCGAGCGGGCGCGCCGCGACGACGAAGCGAGCCGGGCCGACGACACCGGCGGATCGGAGGCGAACGGCCGCGGCGACGACCGCGAACGCGACGGCGAACCGGCCTAGCCGAGCCGCCTCTCCCACTCGTCGGCCGGCATCGACTCGGCCGTGACGCCGCCCGGGTCCTGTGCCAGAAGCGCAACGGCGGCGTCGTCCATCACGTCCGGATCGGGGATCGACTCTCGCTCTGCGGCATCGAGGTGATCCCAAAAGCCCGTCTCGACGCGGCCGCCGGGGTCGAGACAGTTGACGTTGATCTCCGGTTCCAGTTCGAGCGCGAGCGTTCGCGAGAAACCCTCCAGGGCCCACTTCGAGGCGACGTACGGTCCCCAGCCGGCCGACCCGCGACGGCCGAGCCCCGAGGAGACGTTGATAACGTTGCCGGACGCCATCTCCCGGGCGGCGTGTTTCGCACAGAGGAACGCGCCCGTGACGTTCACCTCCAGGATTCGCCGCCAGTCGTCGGCGTCGATCTCCGCGATGTCGTGTAACTCGTCGTAGAGGCTCATCATTCCGATCGCCGCGTTGTTGAGGAGACCGGTGAGGTCGCCGTAGGCCTCGAGCGCCGCGCCGACGAGCGCCTCGACCTCGGCCTCGTCGGTCACGTCCGTGGGAACGACGAGCGTCTCGCCGGCGGCGGCCGCAGCGACCGCCTCGAGGTCATCTTCGCTCCGCGCGGCCAGGACGGTGTTCGCCCCGTCGCGGGCGAACCGCTCTGCCATCGACGCCCCCAGTCCCCGACTTGCGCCGGTCACGATCACCGTTTCGCCGTCGAGTGGTCCCATGTTCGTACGTCGGTCGACGGCGACAAAAGCGCGGTGGAGTGCGGAGACCCTTCGGTTCCCGGTTCCGTTCGGGGCGTTTTGTATGGTTCCGTTCGACCGACGTCCGGCGCGACGGCGCGTTCGGCCGGGACAGAGTGCAGCCAGTCGGATTCCAGCGGCGTCTGAACTGCCTCGGGCACGACGAGAACGCGAACCGCCGCTCTGTATGGCGGTTTCGATAGTCTCATCCGGTCGTAGCGTACGCGATCGATGAAAAACTATTCATCGGCCCACGTCGACACACGAGTCGGGAACAGTCGGCGTCGGCACGCCCTGGGTGCGGGTGACACCCGCAGATCGTACTGCCACCGCCACGCGGCTCCGCCATCCCAACGCGCCCACGAAAGTTGAGTCACTGTTCCCACATTTGCCGTCCGCTCCCCACTCGTCCTCGTTCGTCGGTACGGGTCGGCGCGGCAACGACCGGGCGTTCCCTCGGCCCGACCGCTCGGCACCTGGCGTAGACGGACGTCCCAACCGACGCCGGTCCCGATACGTAGGCTTCAGCACAGCTCCCCGTACGAACCCGCGGTGCGTTCGAGCGGGACCGGGAGAGTCACACGACCGGTGACCGTCGTCGCCTCCGCTCGGTTTCCCTCGGCTCCCCGTTGCTCGCCCGGCAACACCGGTTATTCCGTGGCGAAATACGTCCGATGGTACCGAAGCGGACGCTTTACACCCACGGGCGCCGGTCGTCGTCTCACGGTCCACCGCACGGTCTCGCCGCGTCGGCGGAGCGTACAAAAAGGATCGCGTCGGCGTTACTCGGCGGAGATGACGTCGTCGATGCGGGCGATCATCGTCGCCGCCTCGGTCGCGGACTCGACGGCTTCGCGCTTGACCGCGGCGGGATCGAGGATGCCGTGCTCGACGGGGTCACCGACGTCCCCGGACTGTCCCTCGCTGATCAGACCCGCACGTCCTTCGGC
The genomic region above belongs to Natronomonas moolapensis 8.8.11 and contains:
- a CDS encoding SDR family NAD(P)-dependent oxidoreductase: MGPLDGETVIVTGASRGLGASMAERFARDGANTVLAARSEDDLEAVAAAAAGETLVVPTDVTDEAEVEALVGAALEAYGDLTGLLNNAAIGMMSLYDELHDIAEIDADDWRRILEVNVTGAFLCAKHAAREMASGNVINVSSGLGRRGSAGWGPYVASKWALEGFSRTLALELEPEINVNCLDPGGRVETGFWDHLDAAERESIPDPDVMDDAAVALLAQDPGGVTAESMPADEWERRLG
- a CDS encoding DUF7312 domain-containing protein, whose protein sequence is MSDRETDGRSGKPPGSVRDGDPDGAGDAPAEDREESEAEWQFSLEDIDDREAAAAAAAEADADRAEPVEAGSPSTENVAFVLLGVLLALFILSRLL
- a CDS encoding NfeD family protein codes for the protein MAELFGLSVPFTLVLLGAALMIMEAFAPGAHFIVVGIALLAAGLAGLLVGSFLPAAALPLVLAAVVLVAGGAALYGYRQFDFYGGKGSGQTSDSASLRGKTGRVTQRVTRDDGEIKLEGGGFNPYYQARALDGEIAEGEEVMVVDPGGGNVVTVESVSAFEDDIDRELAAERARRDDEASRADDTGGSEANGRGDDRERDGEPA